The following proteins are encoded in a genomic region of Glycine soja cultivar W05 chromosome 17, ASM419377v2, whole genome shotgun sequence:
- the LOC114393156 gene encoding protein NBR1 homolog, producing the protein MDSALVIKVKYGDTLRRFSARVDENNRLELDMVDLRAKICSIFSFSADANLILRYVDEDGDLVTLVDDDELRDVMRQQLKFLKIDVHMNNDSGGKSNAGSSGSATPIESCPASSPFLFRNAMLREHLSKKAASSSPVVDNLADSILKMGLIQPGDAAGRSSKTSVPEEPIPKAMGPQSSHVDSASNASVNSDSATLLRSPIPNPSLSGNAVKVDISCSVPEPICQFLSNLSSSNSASSSQLPANLTDLISLVPEPLREFLSNLSRSNAASSNQLQHLTDLISRKSVLNSHCQPHVSTGPFTKNGVPEEPITFEARGQQIPSADLAFNATQQVEAGVAPVDLNVPPFDPFLAQFPDGDGKKGEMLAVNSSASKDDNSGICSSSAGPNNNSTQTTSLTSGAFIDCPGSYYSWPPPLPGNYKMPPFKRSHSHTDAMSGMFHKGVRCDGCGVYPITGPRFKSKVKENYDLCNICFNEMGNGTDYIRMDHPASARGPRCVYGHTKNFPTLPPHILKKGAILKHARPRLDSRFILDVNVIDGTMMAPSTAFTKIWRIRNNGSIVWPKGTQLVWIGGDKFSDFHLVDLQVPEDGVPVEKELDIAVDFTAPPLPGRYISYWRMTTPSGHKFGQRVWVLIQVDASLQDSFYDTSQGLNLNIPLDISGSKGPQIIDINVQPTEEDTVLQTRNPNAPIEPVNQMVDNEPRFELENEFPINEATFVGPAASAPAATPVASSSVSYPIIDLSETTPAVPSNQQSSTVDVPSSSMGTGGINSVEESLLKELEEMGFKQVDLNKEILRNNEYDLYQSLDFLCGVSEW; encoded by the exons ATGGACTCTGCTCTAGTGATCAAG GTGAAATATGGAGATACCCTCAGGCGCTTCAGTGCTCGTGTTGATGAGAATAATCGGCTGGAACTTGACATGGTTGACTTGAGGGCAAAGATATGTTCTATCTTCAGTTTCAGTGCTGATGCAAATTTAATTCTGAGATATGTTGATGAAGATGGTGACTTGGTGACTCTAGTTGATGATGATGAATTGCGTGATGTGATGAGGCAGCAATTGAAGTTCTTGAAAATTGATGTACACATGAACAATGACAGTGGGGGTAAATCAAATGCTGGGTCTAGTGGAAGTGCCACCCCCATAGAATCTTGTCCTGCCTCAAGCCCATTTCTGTTTAGAAATGCTATGCTACGTGAACATCTTTCTAAAAAAGCAGCATCTTCAAGTCCTGTGGTTGATAATCTTGCtgattcaattttgaaaatgggACTAATCCAGCCTGGTGATGCAGCTGGTAGAAGTTCAAAAACTAGTGTTCCTGAAGAACCTATCCCTAAAGCAATGGGTCCACAATCTTCACATGTGGACTCAGCTTCCAATGCCAGTGTCAATAGTGATAGTGCCACCCTGTTGAGATCTCCAATTCCAAACCCATCTCTGAGTGGAAATGCTGTTAAAGTTGACATCTCATGCTCTGTGCCTGAGCCAATATGCCAGTTTCTTTCCAATTTATCAAGTTCAAATTCTGCATCCTCAAGTCAGCTGCCTGCAAATCTCACTGATTTAATTTCCCTAGTGCCTGAACCACTACGCGAGTTTCTTTCTAATTTATCACGTTCAAATGCTGCATCTTCAAATCAGCTGCAACATCTCACTGATTTAATTTCCCGAAAATCTGTTCTAAATTCTCATTGCCAGCCTCATGTTTCAACCGGTCCATTCACAAAAAATGGTGTTCCTGAAGAACCTATCACTTTTGAAGCAAGAGGTCAACAGATCCCATCTGCAGACTTGGCTTTCAATGCCACTCAACAAGTGGAGGCAGGAGTTGCCCCTGTTGATCTCAATGTCCCTCCTTTTGATCCTTTTTTAGCTCAGTTCCCTGATGGTGATGGCAAGAAGGGTGAAATGCTGGCTGTCAATAGTTCTGCTAGTAAGGATGACAATAGTGGGATATGCTCAAGTTCTGCTGGTCCTAATAACAATTCTACCCAGACTACATCATTGACTTCTGGTGCTTTCATTGACTGTCCTGGGTCATATTATTCTTGGCCACCTCCACTTCCTGGAAACTATAAAATGCCCCCATTTAAAAGGAGCCATAGTCACACTGATGCAATGTCTGGTATGTTCCATAAGGGGGTCCGCTGTGATGGCTGTGGTGTCTATCCAATAACTGGACCTCGTTTCAAATCCAAAGT AAAGGAAAATTATGATCTTTGCAACATTTGTTTCAATGAAATGGGTAATGGGACAGATTACATCAGAATGGACCACCCTGCATCTGCTCGTGGCCCTCGATGCGTATATGGACATACAAAAAACTTT CCAACATTACCACCACATATTTTAAAGAAAGGTGCCATTTTGAAGCATGCAAGGCCAAGGCTAGATAGTCGGTTTATTTTGGATGTCAATGTGATAGATGGTACAATGATGGCTCCGTCTACCGCATTTACAAAGATCTGGCGGATACGCAATAATGGCTCTATAGTCTGGCCCAAGGGAACTCAACTTGTTTGGATTGGAGGAGACAAGTTTAGTGACTTTCATTTAGTTGACTTACAG GTTCCCGAGGATGGTGTCCCTGTGGAGAAGGAACTTGACATTGCAGTTGACTTTACAGCACCTCCGTTACCTGGTCGATACATATCATACTGGAGGATGACAACTCCATCTGGACATAAATTTGGCCAACGTGTTTGGGTCCTTATACAG GTTGATGCATCTCTCCAGGACTCATTTTATGATACCTCTCAAGGTCTGAACTTGAATATTCCCCTTGATATCAGTGGCTCTAAAGGACCTCAGATTATAGATATCAATGTCCAGCCTACTGAGGAAGATACTGTTCTTCAAACCCGCAATCCTAATGCTCCCATTGAACCTGTGAATCAAATGGTTGATAATGAACCAAGGTTTGAGCTGGAAAATGAATTCCCTATAAATGAAGCTACATTTGTTGGCCCTGCTGCCTCAGCCCCTGCTGCAACCCCTGTGGCATCTTCATCAGTTTCTTATCCTATTATTGATTTATCTGAAACAACCCCAGCTGTTCCATCTAATCAGCAATCCTCAACTGTGGATGTGCCTTCATCATCTATGGGGACTGGTGGAATTAATTCTGTGGAGGAGAGTCTACTTAAAGAGCTTGAGGAGATGGGTTTTAAACAGGTTGATTTGAACAAGGAGATCTTGAGGAATAATGAGTACGATCTGTACCAATCCCTAGACTTTCTCTGTGGTGTTTCTGAGTGGTAG
- the LOC114393520 gene encoding uncharacterized protein LOC114393520 encodes MEAHCLFTSKVVTPSSFQMFRLSIYAFDLKYVILLGPINGRETHLQEFSSTPKTKFFFPLHSSTKLVSDYPKSRDSIMESKAIDNTIKILYSYGGKILPRHTDAKLRYYGGHTRVLSLHPSTSFSELILKLTELCASPVTLKCPLPNGDLDTLISVTSDEDLANIIHLYDRASSSLPHRLKIRAILSPPKKLSPSPSSPSSSAAHSPSGGSPHSAADSLPCPAAHQFVRRKCSPVPVAYPISVRSGAAKGCMYTRQLDGSPRFLYRGVHWNNYCH; translated from the exons ATGGAGGCTCACTGTCTCTTTACTTCAAAGGTTGTCACGCCGAGCTCATTCCAGATGTTTCGTCTGTCTATATATGCATTTGATTTGAAATACGTGATTCTTCTCG GCCCTATAAATGGCCGTGAAACTCACTTACAAGAGTTTTCAAGCACACCCAAGACCAAATTCTTTTTCCCTCTTCATTCCTCAACGAAACTTGTCTCTGATTATCCAAAATCGCGAGACTCAATCATGGAATCCAAAGCCATAGATAATACTATTAAAATCCTCTATAGCTACGGCGGAAAGATCCTTCCTCGCCACACCGACGCCAAGCTCCGTTACTACGGCGGCCACACCAGAGTCCTCTCCCTCCATCCTTCCACTTCTTTCTCAG AGCTGATACTAAAGCTTACCGAGTTGTGCGCTTCGCCGGTCACACTTAAGTGTCCATTGCCGAACGGAGATTTGGACACCTTGATTTCCGTCACCAGCGACGAAGATTTGGCTAATATAATTCACTTATACGATCGAGCTTCTTCGTCGTTGCCTCATCGCTTGAAGATCAGAGCCATTCTTTCGCCGCCgaagaaactgtctccttctccGTCTTCACCTTCTTCCAGCGCAGCTCACTCTCCGTCCGGTGGTTCGCCTCACTCCGCCGCCGATTCCCTGCCGTGCCCGGCGGCGCACCAGTTCGTCCGCCGTAAGTGCTCGCCGGTGCCGGTTGCGTATCCGATTAGCGTCCGTAGCGGAGCAGCAAAAGGCTGTATGTACACGAGGCAGTTAGACGGAAGTCCGAGATTCCTTTACCGTGGGGTTCACTGGAATAATTATTGCCACTGA